One window of Vanessa cardui chromosome 5, ilVanCard2.1, whole genome shotgun sequence genomic DNA carries:
- the LOC124530129 gene encoding uncharacterized protein LOC124530129: MNWEVYFAIFLINIGQMYAVRLHKLFLFLDGFKSEHDLEGFLHVGNDYAVFLRKPSPHAKFLIYELYESNNVKVKSNKPRLLAISKVPVTYIKEQLDTFRTELYKAKYIDDNIVPGTEVKTLREWQIDRALNFENKKVGPEKSVLRAIVL, from the exons ATGAATTGG GAAGTATATTtcgcaatttttttaataaacatcggGCAGATGTATGCAGTACGCTTGCATAAGCTATTTCTATTCCTGGACGGATTCAAATCTGAACACGATCTGGAAGGTTTCCTCCACGTGGGAAACGACTACGCAGTATTCCTAAGAAAACCAAGTCCACATGCCAAGTTTCTGATATACGAACTATACGAATCGAATAACGTAAAGGTTAAGAGCAATAAACCGAGATTACTCGCAATATCAAAAGTACCAGTTACCTACATTAAGGAACAGCTCGATACTTTCAGAACAGAATTATATAAAGCGAAGTACATTGATGATAATATCGTGCCCGGTACAGAAGTTAAGACGTTAAGAGAATGGCAGATAGACAGGGCATTGaactttgaaaacaaaaaagtggGTCCTGAGAAGTCTGTGTTAAGAGCAATTGTCTTGTGA